One genomic region from Streptomyces sp. NBC_01431 encodes:
- a CDS encoding M56 family metallopeptidase, whose protein sequence is MRVALFTPLGVSAVLALAAPWAGGRLPPRMAAWLLTLASLVAALGTATALGMTAFTLIGQIPAVAAEGEWSPGVLAAQAPVNSLVAAVCALALAGCAVALAISAWRQTKVWLTARRECRALPTGSDLAVVDDPMPQAFALPGSPGRVVVSSGMLRALSADERTALLAHERAHLRHRHHVFLLVLRLASALDPLLRPVARAGSFAVERWADEEAGTLVGDRPLVARAVARAALAAKRAPRRSLAATGGPVPQRVRALLAPPTPLRRDLVVAHALLMLICCFSLALSADDMDELFDTASPGHLHTEAGQVHHHHHRDR, encoded by the coding sequence GCCCTGGGCCGGCGGCCGGCTGCCGCCGCGCATGGCGGCCTGGCTGTTGACGCTCGCCTCGCTGGTCGCGGCCCTCGGTACCGCCACCGCGCTGGGCATGACGGCCTTCACCCTCATCGGGCAGATCCCGGCGGTCGCCGCGGAAGGCGAGTGGTCGCCGGGCGTGCTGGCCGCACAGGCCCCGGTCAACTCGCTCGTCGCCGCCGTCTGCGCGCTCGCCCTCGCCGGATGTGCGGTCGCGCTCGCGATCAGCGCCTGGCGGCAGACGAAGGTGTGGCTGACGGCCCGCCGGGAGTGTCGCGCCCTGCCAACCGGCAGCGATCTGGCGGTGGTTGACGATCCAATGCCGCAGGCGTTCGCGCTGCCCGGCTCGCCCGGCCGCGTCGTCGTGTCGTCAGGGATGCTGCGGGCGCTGTCCGCCGACGAGCGCACCGCGCTGCTCGCCCATGAGCGGGCTCATCTGCGCCACCGCCACCATGTGTTCCTGCTGGTGCTGCGGCTCGCCTCGGCGCTCGACCCGCTGCTGCGGCCGGTCGCTCGGGCCGGGAGCTTCGCGGTGGAACGCTGGGCCGACGAGGAGGCGGGCACGTTGGTGGGCGACCGGCCCCTGGTGGCGCGGGCCGTCGCCCGTGCGGCGCTTGCGGCCAAGCGGGCTCCGCGGCGCTCGCTCGCGGCGACCGGTGGCCCGGTGCCGCAGCGCGTCCGGGCACTGCTCGCTCCGCCGACGCCGCTGCGCCGCGATCTGGTCGTGGCGCACGCGCTGCTCATGCTGATCTGCTGCTTCAGCCTGGCCCTGTCCGCCGACGACATGGACGAGCTCTTCGACACGGCCTCGCCGGGCCACCTGCACACGGAGGCCGGCCAGGTCCATCACCACCATCACCGCGACCGGTGA